In the Maribacter sp. MJ134 genome, one interval contains:
- a CDS encoding LytR/AlgR family response regulator transcription factor has protein sequence MEQSIKILIVEDNVIIADDMQSMLEEIGYEIVDNVIVYEQAVEVLKTQQVDLVLIDIILASDKTGIDLGKHIRENYDIPFIFVTSNSDRATVENAKTVKPNGYLVKPFEQQDLYTSIEIALSNFIYGKQPGNSGVNEGTVNEDVPMSNSILKDSIFVKKQHLYYRIQFGDIQFIKADNVYLEVNTVDKKFLVRSPLKDYLEKLPKNKFYRAHKSYIVNVDHIDAINSKDIMINNTLIPISKDFKEFIISAMNS, from the coding sequence TTGGAGCAATCTATTAAAATACTTATCGTGGAGGACAACGTTATCATCGCTGATGATATGCAGTCCATGTTGGAGGAAATCGGTTATGAGATTGTAGACAATGTTATTGTTTATGAGCAGGCTGTCGAAGTGTTGAAAACGCAACAGGTAGACCTTGTTTTAATAGATATAATTCTAGCATCTGACAAGACCGGTATAGATTTAGGAAAGCATATTCGTGAGAATTATGACATTCCTTTCATATTTGTAACTTCAAACTCTGATAGGGCTACCGTAGAAAATGCCAAGACCGTTAAACCAAACGGTTATCTTGTAAAGCCTTTTGAGCAACAAGATCTGTATACTTCTATAGAAATTGCTTTATCTAATTTTATTTATGGCAAACAACCAGGGAATAGCGGTGTAAATGAGGGAACGGTCAACGAGGATGTACCGATGTCCAATTCCATATTAAAAGATTCCATTTTCGTAAAGAAACAACACCTCTATTATAGAATTCAGTTCGGGGATATACAGTTCATTAAGGCAGATAATGTTTACTTAGAGGTGAATACGGTTGATAAGAAGTTCCTGGTAAGGTCTCCTTTAAAGGATTATTTAGAAAAGCTGCCGAAGAATAAATTTTATAGGGCGCATAAATCCTATATCGTTAATGTAGATCATATCGATGCCATCAATTCAAAGGATATTATGATTAATAATACCCTTATTCCTATCTCTAAAGACTTTAAGGAGTTCATTATTTCTGCCATGAATTCATGA
- the menD gene encoding 2-succinyl-5-enolpyruvyl-6-hydroxy-3-cyclohexene-1-carboxylic-acid synthase, with translation MKYSAIPLAQTITQHCQAKGISNIVISPGSRNAPLIISFTENPYFNCYSIVDERCAAFFALGLAQYSGKPAAVVCTSGSALLNYYPAVAEAFYSEIPLIVISADRPSYKIDVGDGQTIRQDNVFDRHIGYSANLKQDLTHATDRIKRYRPEWIDQLSVENEQNKVQAYNDNELNKAINISIHEYTPVHINAPFEEPLYEVLKKSTLQPNLDFYENSEAASSVDDEIISAWHNAKRKMVLVGVNPPNTIAQGYLDCIGDDPSVIVLTENTSNIHHQNFFSSIDTLIAPMELSKDKEVLFQELQPDILLTFGGLIVSKKIKAFLRSFGPDRHYHVGQKKANDTFFCLTRHLKMPAQDFLSNIYTKKKETVHSDYYAKWNRVRTKYLRKRESYLTQIQFSDFLAFYTIAQRIPDNFQLQLANSSTVRYAQLFDLDKTIKVYCNRGTSGIDGSTSTAIGASLNAESPTLLITGDLSFFYDSNALWNNYMRKDFRIILINNGGGGIFRILPGKDDSENFERFFETKHQLDAKALCAMHGLDYSAVNEKKSLEKKLATFFEPSSKSQLLEVFTPRLKNNKILVDYFHFIS, from the coding sequence ATGAAATACTCCGCAATACCACTGGCCCAGACTATTACTCAGCATTGTCAAGCCAAGGGAATATCTAACATTGTAATTTCACCTGGATCTAGGAACGCACCTTTAATAATTTCCTTTACTGAAAACCCTTATTTTAACTGTTACAGTATTGTCGATGAGCGTTGTGCGGCCTTTTTTGCACTCGGTCTAGCACAGTATTCCGGAAAGCCAGCTGCTGTAGTATGTACTTCTGGCAGTGCACTTTTAAACTATTATCCCGCCGTAGCGGAAGCTTTTTATAGTGAGATTCCATTAATCGTAATCTCTGCAGATAGACCGTCTTATAAGATTGATGTGGGTGACGGCCAGACCATTCGTCAGGATAATGTTTTTGATAGGCATATAGGTTATAGCGCAAACCTTAAACAGGATTTGACACATGCAACGGATAGAATTAAAAGGTACAGGCCAGAATGGATTGATCAGTTATCTGTGGAAAATGAGCAAAACAAGGTTCAGGCATATAATGATAACGAACTCAATAAGGCCATCAACATCAGTATTCATGAATATACTCCGGTTCATATCAACGCCCCTTTTGAAGAACCCTTGTATGAAGTTTTAAAGAAATCTACCCTTCAGCCCAACCTAGATTTCTATGAAAATAGTGAAGCGGCAAGCTCTGTTGACGATGAGATTATATCAGCCTGGCATAATGCGAAAAGAAAGATGGTTCTGGTCGGCGTGAACCCGCCAAATACCATTGCTCAAGGATATTTGGATTGCATAGGGGATGACCCATCGGTTATAGTGCTTACGGAAAATACATCTAATATACATCACCAGAACTTTTTTTCTAGTATAGATACGTTAATCGCTCCTATGGAATTATCAAAGGACAAGGAGGTTTTATTTCAAGAATTACAGCCGGATATTTTATTGACTTTTGGAGGTTTAATCGTATCAAAAAAAATTAAGGCTTTTTTACGTTCTTTTGGTCCTGACCGGCATTACCATGTAGGACAGAAGAAAGCAAACGATACATTTTTCTGTCTAACAAGACATCTCAAAATGCCTGCACAGGATTTCTTATCCAACATATATACAAAAAAGAAAGAAACCGTACACAGTGATTATTATGCCAAATGGAATAGGGTTAGGACCAAATATCTTAGAAAGAGAGAAAGTTATTTAACTCAAATTCAATTCTCGGATTTTTTAGCATTCTATACCATTGCGCAACGAATACCGGATAATTTTCAACTACAGTTAGCCAATAGTTCTACGGTAAGGTATGCTCAGCTATTTGATTTGGATAAAACCATAAAAGTATATTGTAATAGAGGCACTAGTGGAATAGACGGGAGCACGTCAACAGCCATAGGAGCTTCTTTAAACGCTGAATCACCAACACTCTTGATTACCGGAGACTTAAGTTTTTTCTACGATAGTAATGCGTTGTGGAATAATTACATGCGCAAGGATTTTAGAATTATTCTTATTAATAATGGGGGAGGAGGTATTTTTAGAATATTACCTGGCAAGGATGATTCAGAAAACTTTGAACGATTTTTCGAGACCAAACATCAACTAGACGCAAAGGCACTCTGCGCGATGCATGGATTAGATTATAGTGCTGTCAATGAAAAAAAATCGTTAGAAAAAAAACTTGCAACCTTCTTTGAACCTTCCAGTAAATCGCAGCTTTTAGAAGTTTTTACACCAAGGTTGAAGAATAATAAAATTTTGGTGGATTACTTTCATTTCATATCTTAG
- a CDS encoding histidine kinase dimerization/phosphoacceptor domain -containing protein, producing MKKNVCSNLFLITVFLLMAFSVSAQDSLDATDYYEQFQELEDSELRSTFFFGTPDRYNQNSAYDWLDTVNVYLNSSQKTKDSTGIVNYKLMQGQLYYDLGDYEKSLAIVKELYEEMDSYDIDIKSLILELMDADYARLELYEKQIEVRRRKREIGITKNIAFYDIYSSLGQHRKAMKDYMTEEKKEIEDGDFYAQAVYNNNIGNYLRLDKSTPTALTQFNKANALIDVYFSDVIQVKSDNQLVQANLLKGIILGNIGKCYVQLKEYEEAIPYLEKSIEAIKKYNPGKFSSDLVENTLEIAECHLNLNNFEKATDYLSDDLTPVKTENILKKNRLYASYYDKTGDYRSSNTYLKRNTRIRDSIEFNESNIRNQQLAAVITQEVEYSKDMIEQQKADLEQSRNDIAAKDERISLVFISLIFTLLGFAGLVYAYLKSIKNQRLIAEQKHIIENSLVEKDSLLKEIHHRVKNNLQMVSSLLSLQTKNTRSKAAIEALEEGKSRVKAMALIHQKLYQNDDLSVIEMQGYIESLINSVQSVYKKGGHNINITIDAEGVELDIDRAIPFGLILNELVSNSFKYAFPQNEEDGKIYIHLRKIAGREGFFEYTDNGVGLPKDTEERANSSMGIRLMNRLANQLQTNLNTDKTSDGVRFWFNFK from the coding sequence ATGAAAAAAAACGTTTGTTCTAATCTTTTTTTAATTACTGTGTTCCTGCTCATGGCCTTTTCGGTTTCTGCTCAGGATTCCCTAGACGCTACTGATTATTACGAGCAATTTCAAGAACTCGAAGATTCAGAGTTGAGGTCTACCTTTTTTTTCGGTACTCCGGATAGATATAATCAGAATTCTGCTTATGATTGGTTAGACACCGTGAACGTTTACTTGAACAGTTCCCAGAAAACAAAGGACTCCACCGGTATTGTTAATTATAAGTTGATGCAAGGTCAACTTTACTACGATTTAGGGGACTATGAAAAAAGTCTCGCCATTGTCAAAGAGCTCTATGAGGAAATGGATTCTTACGATATAGACATCAAATCGCTTATTTTGGAATTGATGGATGCTGATTATGCTAGGTTGGAACTGTATGAAAAGCAAATAGAGGTCAGAAGACGCAAGCGAGAGATAGGTATTACTAAGAACATCGCCTTCTATGACATCTATTCTAGCTTAGGTCAGCACAGAAAGGCTATGAAGGACTATATGACCGAGGAGAAAAAGGAAATTGAAGATGGCGACTTTTATGCACAGGCCGTATATAACAACAATATTGGAAATTATCTGAGGCTAGATAAATCCACACCCACCGCGTTAACACAGTTCAATAAAGCCAATGCCCTGATAGATGTTTATTTTAGCGATGTTATACAGGTAAAATCAGACAACCAACTTGTACAGGCAAACCTCCTAAAAGGCATTATTTTAGGAAATATTGGAAAATGCTATGTTCAGTTAAAGGAGTATGAGGAGGCCATTCCGTATTTGGAAAAAAGCATTGAGGCAATAAAAAAATATAACCCAGGCAAATTTTCGTCAGACTTAGTGGAAAATACCTTGGAAATTGCCGAGTGTCATTTAAACCTGAACAATTTTGAAAAGGCTACGGACTATTTAAGTGATGACTTAACGCCGGTTAAAACGGAGAATATTCTAAAGAAAAATCGTCTATATGCCTCTTACTACGATAAGACCGGAGATTATAGGAGTTCCAATACCTATCTAAAAAGAAATACTAGAATAAGGGATTCTATAGAATTTAATGAGTCAAATATTAGAAATCAGCAATTGGCTGCTGTCATTACTCAAGAAGTAGAGTATTCCAAGGATATGATCGAGCAGCAAAAGGCGGATTTAGAGCAATCAAGAAATGATATTGCCGCTAAGGATGAAAGGATAAGTTTGGTGTTCATTTCATTGATATTCACTTTGCTGGGGTTTGCGGGGTTGGTGTATGCCTACTTAAAGAGTATTAAGAACCAACGTTTAATAGCGGAGCAGAAACATATTATAGAAAACTCATTGGTAGAAAAAGACTCTCTATTAAAAGAAATTCATCATAGAGTGAAGAACAATTTGCAGATGGTTTCGAGCTTGTTGAGCCTTCAGACTAAGAATACGCGAAGTAAGGCTGCAATTGAGGCACTAGAGGAAGGAAAAAGTAGGGTGAAGGCCATGGCGCTCATTCACCAAAAATTGTATCAGAATGACGACTTGTCGGTAATAGAAATGCAGGGTTACATCGAGAGTCTTATTAACAGTGTACAGTCAGTCTACAAGAAGGGTGGTCATAATATTAATATCACTATAGATGCCGAAGGTGTAGAGCTTGATATTGATAGGGCGATACCTTTTGGACTAATATTGAACGAACTTGTTTCTAACTCCTTTAAATACGCTTTCCCGCAAAACGAAGAGGACGGTAAAATATATATTCATCTTAGAAAAATAGCGGGTAGGGAAGGCTTTTTTGAATATACCGATAATGGCGTGGGTCTGCCGAAGGATACCGAAGAACGGGCAAACTCTTCCATGGGTATTCGTCTAATGAATAGACTTGCAAATCAGCTACAGACCAATTTAAATACGGATAAGACCTCTGATGGAGTTCGTTTCTGGTTCAATTTCAAGTAG
- a CDS encoding CPBP family intramembrane glutamic endopeptidase yields MYIEQGYKGLSEGWRYVLGIIAVFFVWQILGGVPLVAALILKSDSLAVLGSGDLGVMSNILGSNTFLFLMLLTFAIGLGALFLFVKFVHKQSLTSLTTARKKIDWSRILFAFGLWAIISVLFIFLDMYLAPEDYEYNFQMTPFLILAVIAIVMIPLQTSMEEYFIRGYMLQGLGVMAKNRWFPLVFTSLLFGLMHILNPEVEKLGYGILIFYIGTGFFLGIVTLMDDGLELAIGFHAANNLTAALLVTADWTAFQTHSVYRDISDPVLGWDVLIPVFVVFPILLLIFSQIYGWSNWREKLTGKVLSMEEFQARKETEVEQR; encoded by the coding sequence ATGTACATAGAGCAGGGATATAAGGGTTTAAGCGAAGGGTGGAGATACGTGCTCGGTATTATTGCCGTATTTTTTGTTTGGCAAATATTGGGAGGCGTTCCTTTAGTGGCCGCTTTAATTTTAAAGAGCGACTCCCTTGCTGTCTTAGGGAGTGGTGATTTAGGAGTAATGTCCAATATACTCGGTTCCAACACCTTCTTGTTTCTAATGCTACTAACTTTTGCTATTGGGCTAGGAGCATTATTCCTATTCGTAAAATTTGTTCATAAACAATCGTTGACCTCTTTAACTACGGCAAGAAAGAAAATAGATTGGTCTAGAATACTGTTCGCTTTTGGTCTATGGGCGATTATCTCCGTACTTTTTATTTTTCTGGATATGTATTTGGCACCGGAAGACTATGAATATAACTTTCAAATGACACCGTTCCTCATTTTAGCTGTAATCGCTATCGTGATGATTCCCCTGCAAACCAGTATGGAGGAATATTTTATTAGAGGTTATATGTTACAAGGCTTAGGGGTTATGGCTAAAAACAGATGGTTCCCTCTGGTATTTACATCGTTATTATTCGGACTCATGCATATTCTCAATCCAGAGGTCGAAAAATTGGGTTATGGAATTTTAATCTTTTATATAGGTACGGGTTTTTTCTTAGGTATTGTTACGCTAATGGATGACGGGCTAGAGCTCGCAATTGGCTTTCATGCAGCGAATAATTTAACTGCTGCATTACTGGTCACGGCGGACTGGACAGCTTTTCAGACACATTCCGTTTACAGGGATATCTCAGACCCCGTTCTGGGTTGGGACGTTTTGATTCCGGTTTTTGTGGTTTTCCCAATACTATTATTGATTTTTTCTCAGATATACGGATGGTCCAATTGGAGGGAAAAACTTACCGGCAAAGTATTGTCCATGGAAGAGTTCCAAGCTAGAAAAGAAACTGAAGTTGAACAGCGTTAA
- a CDS encoding S1 RNA-binding domain-containing protein, translated as MIDLGRKNKLEILRDTSVGLFLGDGEGNDVLLPNKYVPADYEIGKFIEVFCYLDYDERPVATTLEPYIMLGEFRLLQVAEINEYGAFMEWGLEKHLLVPFREQRDKMKQGQWYVVHCYLDQKSGRLVASNKLDKFLSNDHLELKEWDQVDLVVTRQTDLGWEVIVNERHKGLVYFNEVFKAINIGDVIPGCVKKIRKDNKIDISLQPLGSRVLEPAANKIYEVLKENGGFLALHDKSNPEEIRDMMQMSKKTFKKGLGTLYKARKITMEEDGISITTE; from the coding sequence ATGATCGATTTAGGAAGAAAAAATAAACTGGAAATTCTTAGGGATACAAGCGTTGGCCTTTTCTTGGGTGATGGCGAAGGTAATGATGTTTTATTGCCCAATAAGTATGTGCCGGCCGATTATGAAATAGGGAAATTCATAGAAGTTTTTTGCTATTTGGATTACGATGAAAGACCTGTGGCCACTACTCTTGAGCCTTATATTATGCTTGGGGAATTTCGTCTGTTACAAGTAGCGGAAATTAATGAATACGGAGCTTTTATGGAATGGGGTCTGGAAAAACACCTTCTTGTTCCTTTTAGAGAGCAGCGAGATAAAATGAAGCAAGGGCAATGGTATGTAGTACATTGTTATTTAGATCAAAAATCAGGAAGACTCGTCGCATCTAACAAATTAGATAAATTTCTAAGTAACGACCATTTAGAATTAAAGGAATGGGACCAAGTAGATTTGGTGGTTACGAGGCAAACGGATTTGGGCTGGGAAGTAATTGTTAATGAGCGGCACAAAGGTCTGGTATACTTTAATGAGGTGTTTAAAGCGATTAATATTGGTGACGTCATCCCCGGATGTGTAAAGAAAATTCGAAAGGACAATAAAATTGATATTTCCCTTCAGCCTTTAGGAAGTAGGGTGTTGGAGCCAGCCGCCAATAAGATATATGAAGTGCTTAAGGAAAACGGGGGATTTCTTGCGCTACACGATAAATCTAACCCGGAGGAAATTAGAGATATGATGCAAATGAGTAAGAAGACCTTTAAGAAAGGATTGGGCACACTTTATAAAGCTAGGAAAATTACGATGGAGGAAGATGGTATCAGTATCACTACAGAATAA
- a CDS encoding SDR family oxidoreductase gives MGHIQGKKIWITGASSGIGEALTYRLNELGCFLIISSRRPEALLSVKNNCKNPKKVSILPLDLAAFNTLSEATEKAIAFYGRIDILINNGGISQRSLIKNTKFEVFQKMIDVNYLGTIKLTKSLLPYFLAEKGGHFVTVTSLMGKFGSPYRSGYCGAKHALHGFFDVLRMEHEKDHINVTLVCPGFIQTNVAKNALVGDGSQQRKQDEATANGMSPNECAAKIIKAIEKNKFEVYIGGKETFGVYLKRFFPKMLHRVVLKSAVR, from the coding sequence ATGGGGCATATACAAGGAAAAAAAATATGGATTACCGGCGCATCCTCTGGTATAGGTGAAGCATTGACCTATAGATTGAACGAACTAGGTTGCTTTCTTATCATTTCCTCAAGGAGACCTGAAGCATTATTAAGCGTTAAAAATAACTGCAAAAATCCAAAAAAGGTATCTATTTTACCTTTGGATTTAGCAGCTTTTAACACACTCTCCGAAGCAACCGAAAAAGCTATTGCGTTCTATGGCAGAATAGACATTTTAATTAATAACGGCGGTATAAGTCAACGCTCTTTAATAAAAAACACTAAGTTTGAAGTTTTTCAAAAAATGATAGACGTTAACTATCTGGGAACTATAAAATTAACAAAGTCATTACTTCCGTATTTTTTAGCCGAAAAAGGTGGTCATTTCGTTACGGTTACAAGCCTTATGGGAAAATTTGGTTCACCTTACAGGTCCGGGTATTGTGGTGCTAAACATGCCCTTCATGGCTTCTTCGATGTCTTGCGGATGGAACATGAAAAAGACCATATTAACGTTACACTTGTATGTCCAGGATTCATTCAAACCAATGTGGCAAAAAATGCACTAGTAGGAGATGGCAGTCAACAAAGAAAACAGGACGAAGCTACGGCCAATGGAATGTCTCCAAACGAATGCGCCGCTAAAATCATAAAGGCGATAGAGAAAAATAAATTTGAAGTATATATCGGTGGTAAGGAAACTTTTGGAGTCTATCTAAAACGCTTCTTTCCAAAAATGCTACACCGGGTTGTTCTAAAAAGTGCGGTTCGTTAA
- a CDS encoding SPOR domain-containing protein: MPFIEESDLLELHKDVDKAQIINERLLDQIKFKNKELKKSKIQRNIFAGITAFFLIGGLAFGSLAAGLSMSNNYDRQNNNLLVSIDSLDAIKTRIDNLKVQNEELSLVKEFYLAKEFLEKEKIYSVQVKSFVDNNVTLASEALTNTLFVKTNPFYSYSLGNFETLEEAQSFRKQLVDIGFEDAFVASYKEGKRIQIEDPY; encoded by the coding sequence ATGCCATTTATAGAAGAAAGTGATTTATTAGAATTGCATAAGGATGTTGATAAGGCTCAAATTATCAATGAGCGTTTGTTGGATCAAATTAAATTCAAAAATAAAGAACTTAAGAAAAGTAAAATTCAACGTAACATTTTTGCAGGTATAACAGCATTCTTTTTAATAGGAGGACTAGCCTTTGGTTCTCTCGCAGCTGGCTTAAGCATGTCTAACAATTACGACAGACAAAACAATAATCTCCTTGTTTCAATTGACAGTTTGGATGCTATTAAAACAAGAATCGATAATTTAAAGGTTCAAAACGAGGAGTTAAGTTTGGTAAAGGAATTTTATCTGGCCAAGGAATTTTTAGAAAAAGAGAAAATTTACTCAGTGCAGGTGAAATCTTTTGTGGATAACAACGTAACACTGGCTTCAGAAGCGCTCACCAACACATTGTTCGTTAAAACAAATCCATTTTATTCGTACTCACTCGGTAATTTTGAAACGCTTGAAGAAGCACAGTCGTTTAGGAAACAACTGGTTGATATTGGTTTTGAAGATGCTTTTGTAGCTTCGTACAAAGAAGGTAAAAGAATTCAAATAGAAGACCCTTATTAG
- the menA gene encoding 1,4-dihydroxy-2-naphthoate octaprenyltransferase, whose amino-acid sequence MRKLSAWINAARPRTLPLSISGILIGTALAGYLGDSNTTLFWLAIFTTIGFQITSNFANDYGDGVKGTDNHNRVGPKRALQSGLLSRTILKRGIIVSVIINMLLVIALIYMAFGEENLVLSLTFLLLGALSIWAAIKYTVGDTAYGYKGLGDVFVFVFFGLVSVLGSLFLYTSSFYLLGLLPAISIGLLSVGVLNLNNLRDFNSDKESGKNTVIVKIGFEAGKKYHYVLLFGSFISLALFIFLTYKHWSQLLCLLSFVPIVWHAFKVKNTAIPKNLDPELKKLALSAFAMALLFYFGYNYFL is encoded by the coding sequence GTGCGTAAACTAAGCGCATGGATTAATGCTGCTAGGCCTAGAACGCTACCCCTATCCATTTCGGGAATACTGATCGGTACTGCTTTAGCGGGCTATCTTGGCGATAGCAATACAACACTTTTCTGGTTGGCAATTTTCACTACCATTGGTTTTCAGATCACTTCAAATTTCGCGAATGACTACGGAGATGGTGTAAAAGGAACCGATAATCATAATAGAGTTGGTCCTAAAAGAGCACTACAAAGCGGGTTGCTGTCACGGACCATCTTAAAGAGGGGTATTATTGTTTCCGTAATTATTAATATGCTTTTGGTCATAGCTTTGATCTATATGGCCTTTGGAGAGGAGAACCTTGTTCTGTCCTTGACATTTCTTCTACTTGGTGCCTTAAGTATATGGGCGGCAATTAAATATACTGTAGGTGATACGGCCTATGGTTACAAAGGTCTAGGGGATGTTTTTGTTTTTGTATTCTTTGGTTTGGTCAGTGTTTTAGGTTCCCTATTTTTATACACTTCTTCCTTCTATCTATTGGGTTTGTTGCCTGCCATAAGTATTGGTTTGCTTAGTGTCGGTGTTTTAAATTTAAATAATCTAAGAGACTTTAACTCCGATAAGGAATCAGGTAAGAATACTGTAATCGTGAAAATAGGTTTCGAAGCAGGAAAAAAGTACCATTACGTACTTCTTTTTGGCTCGTTCATAAGCTTAGCCCTATTTATATTCTTGACGTATAAGCACTGGAGTCAGTTATTATGTCTTCTTTCATTTGTACCTATAGTATGGCATGCGTTCAAAGTTAAAAATACGGCTATTCCCAAAAACTTGGATCCCGAACTCAAAAAGTTGGCGTTGAGTGCTTTTGCAATGGCATTGCTCTTTTATTTTGGATACAATTATTTTTTGTAA
- a CDS encoding o-succinylbenzoate synthase, translating into MKATYKKHILNFKRPSGTSRGTLKTKETWFLILEDSGQYGIGECAVFRGLSYDDVPDYEEKLAWVSRNINLGEGELIKELKHFPSIQFGLEQAFLSLAARDSFKLFHTPFVNEYKPIAINGLIWMGDIDFMHEQIQRKLVEGFSCIKMKIGAVDFNKEITLLQSIRNRFDKDEIELRVDANGAFSSFEALDKLSILSTLDLHSIEQPIKAGQWNSLKELCSETPLPIALDEELIGIVDIEKKDELLRTVRPQYIILKPSLVGGFQGSEEWISIAEKYKIGWWVTSALESNIGLNAIAQWTSVLNSNLPQGLGTGALFTNNIDSPLEVRNGSLYYNPKKVWDNKLIKNLCT; encoded by the coding sequence ATGAAAGCCACTTATAAAAAACACATACTTAATTTTAAACGGCCTAGCGGAACTTCTCGTGGAACCCTAAAGACTAAGGAAACATGGTTCCTTATTTTGGAGGATAGTGGACAGTACGGTATAGGGGAATGTGCTGTATTTAGGGGCTTAAGTTATGATGATGTACCCGATTACGAGGAAAAGCTAGCCTGGGTGTCTCGGAATATTAATCTCGGGGAAGGAGAGTTGATAAAAGAATTGAAACACTTTCCTAGTATTCAGTTTGGTTTGGAACAGGCATTTTTGTCCCTAGCGGCACGAGATTCCTTTAAACTATTTCATACGCCATTTGTTAACGAGTATAAGCCTATAGCAATAAACGGGCTCATCTGGATGGGTGATATCGACTTTATGCATGAACAGATTCAGCGCAAGTTAGTAGAAGGATTCTCTTGTATTAAAATGAAGATAGGAGCGGTTGATTTTAATAAGGAAATAACATTGTTGCAATCCATTAGAAATCGATTTGATAAAGACGAAATAGAATTACGGGTAGATGCCAATGGTGCATTTTCTTCGTTTGAAGCTTTGGATAAATTGAGTATACTTTCAACCCTTGATCTTCACTCCATTGAACAACCCATCAAAGCAGGACAATGGAATTCACTCAAAGAATTGTGTAGTGAGACACCCTTGCCAATTGCATTGGATGAAGAACTGATAGGAATCGTAGATATTGAAAAAAAGGACGAACTGCTAAGAACGGTACGCCCTCAGTATATTATTCTAAAACCAAGTTTGGTCGGTGGTTTTCAGGGTAGTGAGGAATGGATATCTATTGCGGAAAAATATAAAATCGGTTGGTGGGTTACCAGTGCATTGGAAAGTAATATAGGGTTAAACGCAATTGCACAATGGACCTCCGTTTTAAATAGTAATTTACCGCAAGGCTTGGGTACAGGGGCTTTATTCACTAATAATATCGATAGTCCTTTGGAGGTAAGAAACGGAAGTTTATACTATAACCCAAAAAAGGTTTGGGATAACAAATTAATAAAGAATTTATGTACATAG
- a CDS encoding DUF2853 family protein — MSKRDDLITKYAADIKDKFGESADMDLLTKVTIGLGPSIYNLDASKVSGGDEKELQTVKNNYLIKKLGLKDSPELMDAIKSVLDKYGSSNKNKHRAVVYYMLCKHFNKASIY; from the coding sequence ATGAGTAAAAGAGATGATTTGATTACGAAGTATGCTGCGGACATCAAGGACAAATTTGGTGAAAGTGCAGATATGGATTTGCTAACCAAGGTTACGATTGGCTTAGGCCCTTCGATTTACAATTTGGATGCTTCTAAAGTTTCTGGAGGTGATGAGAAAGAATTACAAACGGTAAAAAATAACTACCTGATTAAAAAATTAGGCTTAAAAGACAGTCCTGAATTGATGGACGCTATTAAAAGTGTACTAGATAAGTACGGTTCTTCTAATAAGAACAAACATAGAGCAGTTGTTTATTACATGCTTTGTAAGCATTTTAATAAAGCATCTATCTATTAG